A stretch of the Campylobacter sp. 19-13652 genome encodes the following:
- a CDS encoding Mrp/NBP35 family ATP-binding protein, producing the protein MPNKDEILNKLKSVVYPGFEKDIVSFGFVKDVDVSGQKPKVKVEIVSANPEVAKKLDADIRAVLGDVELEIYQPQIPAERSNSRSGKNLIPQVKNVVMVSSGKGGVGKSTTTLNLAISLAKMGKKVGLLDADIYGPNIPRMLGEEATQPEVVGQKLRPILSHGIEMMSMGVLMEAGVSLIWRGSMIMKAIDQLLRDVAWSELDVLLLDMPPGTGDAQLSLAQSVPVTAGVCVTTPQVVALDDSRRGLDMFAKLHIPIAGVVENMSGFICPDNGKEYDIFGKGTTEAVAAEYNTQILAQIPIEPAVRVGGDTGKPISFYEPSSVTAKRYEQAAAKLWEFIESVNQNGGADNSSIQPVMNGKSACSSH; encoded by the coding sequence ATGCCAAATAAAGATGAAATTTTAAACAAGCTTAAAAGCGTGGTTTATCCAGGCTTTGAAAAGGATATAGTAAGCTTTGGCTTTGTAAAGGACGTTGACGTTAGCGGGCAAAAGCCAAAGGTAAAAGTCGAAATCGTAAGCGCAAATCCAGAGGTAGCCAAAAAGCTAGACGCAGACATTCGCGCGGTGCTGGGGGATGTGGAGCTTGAGATTTATCAGCCTCAGATTCCAGCCGAGCGAAGCAACTCACGAAGCGGTAAAAACCTAATCCCTCAGGTAAAAAACGTCGTAATGGTAAGCAGCGGCAAGGGCGGTGTGGGCAAAAGCACGACGACGCTAAATTTAGCCATAAGTCTAGCTAAAATGGGCAAAAAAGTGGGGCTGCTTGACGCTGACATATATGGCCCAAATATCCCTAGAATGCTAGGTGAAGAGGCCACTCAGCCAGAGGTTGTTGGGCAAAAGCTCCGTCCGATCCTAAGCCACGGTATTGAGATGATGAGTATGGGCGTGCTAATGGAGGCTGGGGTAAGTCTCATTTGGCGTGGGTCGATGATAATGAAAGCGATCGATCAGCTCCTGCGTGATGTGGCGTGGAGCGAGCTAGATGTGCTGCTGCTTGATATGCCTCCAGGCACGGGCGATGCGCAGCTAAGCCTAGCTCAGAGCGTGCCTGTAACAGCTGGCGTGTGCGTTACGACGCCGCAAGTCGTGGCGCTTGATGATAGCCGCAGGGGGCTTGATATGTTTGCGAAGCTTCACATACCAATCGCTGGTGTGGTCGAGAATATGAGCGGCTTTATCTGTCCTGATAACGGCAAGGAGTATGATATATTTGGCAAAGGCACCACAGAGGCGGTCGCGGCTGAGTATAATACGCAAATTCTTGCCCAGATACCGATCGAGCCAGCCGTGCGTGTGGGCGGGGATACTGGCAAGCCTATTAGCTTTTATGAGCCAAGCAGCGTAACGGCAAAACGCTACGAGCAAGCGGCGGCGAAGCTGTGGGAATTTATCGAAAGCGTAAATCAAAACGGCGGAGCGGATAACTCGAGCATACAGCCAGTGATGAACGGCAAATCGGCTTGTTCTAGCCACTGA
- a CDS encoding site-specific DNA-methyltransferase, which produces MSINKDKLKQNSISYQDPNEPQSNRLLEFLKLNYPSSVKDGVPSINAIASILGLSVQNANLGYELNFTGKPIANALYNTISTKALHEARNTSENAPNQIIIGDNLDALKLLRPAYADKVKLIYIDPPYNTGGDGFIYPDDFRGDYRQILREVGLIEIDDDGNETESELIKSFKNLKGSKNHSGWLCFMLPRLKLARDLLRDDGVIFISIDDNEQANLKLLCDEIFGEENFVANFIWEKKFSPSNDAKFISFNHDYVLCYTKDINKLNINLLPRTDDMNARYKNPDNDPRGPWTSSDLSVKTYSAECDYPITTPSGRVVEPPAGRSWRLSKNTFLERLADGRIWFGVGGDGAPRIKRFLSEVQDGLKAVSILKHSEVGHNQEASKELVKIFDGHSTFDTPKPVRLLKHILKLATSPNSDDIILDFFAGSGTTAQAVIEQNREDGGNRKFILVQLDEKIDEKRSKAAYDFVKNELKADEPKISDITCERVRRVGGDFEVYELKEKAKIENKNGTLSLSASELSPKDRAKNMALFSGLELDVALKEIVKDELYLADDSYFLISANADTLLKIKSGKKVYLDGFYDFKLSDVLNLKQSNEIEFIF; this is translated from the coding sequence GTGTCAATAAACAAAGACAAACTAAAGCAAAACAGCATAAGCTATCAAGACCCAAACGAGCCGCAGTCAAACAGGCTACTTGAGTTTTTAAAGCTAAACTACCCAAGCAGCGTAAAAGACGGCGTGCCTAGCATAAACGCCATAGCTAGCATTTTGGGGCTTAGCGTGCAAAATGCAAACCTAGGCTACGAGCTAAACTTCACAGGCAAGCCCATAGCAAACGCTCTTTATAACACCATCTCCACCAAAGCCCTGCACGAAGCCCGTAACACCAGCGAAAACGCCCCAAACCAAATCATCATAGGAGATAACCTAGACGCCCTAAAGCTACTCCGCCCAGCCTATGCTGATAAAGTCAAGCTCATCTACATCGACCCACCCTACAACACAGGCGGCGACGGCTTTATCTATCCAGATGATTTTAGGGGTGACTACCGCCAAATCCTGCGTGAAGTGGGCTTGATTGAGATAGATGATGATGGCAACGAGACTGAGAGCGAGCTGATTAAAAGCTTTAAAAATTTAAAAGGCTCAAAAAACCACTCAGGCTGGCTTTGTTTTATGTTGCCACGCCTTAAGCTAGCACGTGATTTATTGCGTGATGATGGGGTGATTTTTATCTCTATTGATGATAATGAGCAGGCGAATTTAAAACTGCTTTGTGATGAGATTTTTGGAGAAGAGAATTTTGTGGCGAATTTTATTTGGGAGAAAAAGTTTAGCCCAAGTAATGACGCTAAATTTATAAGCTTTAATCACGATTATGTTTTATGCTACACAAAGGATATAAACAAGCTTAATATAAATTTATTGCCACGCACAGATGATATGAATGCACGCTATAAAAATCCAGACAACGATCCAAGAGGTCCTTGGACTTCAAGCGATTTGAGCGTAAAAACCTACTCAGCAGAATGCGACTACCCTATCACGACGCCCTCTGGTCGCGTCGTAGAGCCTCCAGCTGGTCGCAGCTGGAGGCTCTCTAAAAACACGTTTTTAGAGAGGCTCGCCGACGGCCGAATTTGGTTCGGCGTCGGCGGTGATGGAGCCCCAAGAATAAAACGCTTTTTAAGCGAGGTGCAAGATGGACTAAAAGCGGTTTCTATTTTAAAGCATTCCGAAGTCGGACACAATCAAGAAGCAAGTAAAGAATTGGTAAAAATCTTTGACGGACATAGCACCTTTGACACCCCAAAACCAGTGAGATTATTAAAACACATTCTAAAACTAGCCACGTCTCCAAACTCGGACGATATTATTTTAGACTTTTTTGCTGGTTCTGGCACAACGGCGCAGGCTGTGATAGAACAAAACAGAGAAGATGGCGGCAATAGAAAGTTTATTTTAGTGCAGCTTGATGAGAAAATCGATGAAAAAAGAAGCAAAGCGGCGTATGATTTTGTAAAAAATGAGCTAAAAGCAGATGAGCCAAAAATTAGCGATATAACGTGCGAGAGAGTGCGTAGAGTGGGCGGAGATTTTGAAGTTTATGAGTTAAAAGAAAAAGCCAAAATCGAAAATAAAAACGGCACGCTAAGCCTAAGCGCAAGCGAGCTAAGCCCTAAAGATAGAGCCAAAAATATGGCTTTATTTAGCGGATTAGAGCTAGACGTGGCACTAAAAGAGATAGTAAAAGATGAGCTATATTTAGCCGATGATAGCTATTTTTTAATCTCAGCTAACGCAGATACATTATTAAAAATCAAAAGCGGCAAAAAGGTCTATCTTGACGGATTTTACGACTTTAAACTAAGCGATGTTTTAAATTTAAAACAGAGCAACGAAATCGAGTTTATATTTTGA
- the tilS gene encoding tRNA lysidine(34) synthetase TilS yields the protein MKLTSQTKPSAEFLRYAKGGKNLLAFSHGVDSTALFYLLLLWGVEFDLAIVDYGVRSQSKHEVAAARALADKFNKRIFVRNVSVSGGDFENKARAIRYEFFAQLVLAHGYTNLITAHQLNDRFEWLLMRLARGAGLAEMLGMNEVGEFYPSDYLLSEPLSHDKTHSKPSDANHNASQHAAVSADEILKSPKISEWQGLELGFYDALNFKFAKSAWQDLSKKQALDFEPGLNQAKNKPSTTTKHHDQNKADASQPEAKIHLLRPLLHVSRDEILGFLHANGLHYFKDASNSDFKFERNRLRAEFASGFIGRFGSGVARSFELLGADAKHLAPELRRLGDSIIALKADANAMRGISLALKKFGLVLSAKQRDELSKDGKLKSGVIGGKIAVGVGERELSGWVIITPYLSQSKAEITLQNAEQGGLERLNLIKASHATPQKRQNDDKSADFHAAASNLNKISATQERKPFTQNSTKSNLNSALSQNKGFYSSPQKPSNTTKPAQASASQNQNMQDSQKDKAQISSQKKEQGKMSKEFKEKCRTIGIPPLNRAFLYQMQIAPQSLADSLKD from the coding sequence TTGAAACTAACAAGCCAAACAAAGCCTAGTGCGGAGTTTTTGCGTTACGCAAAGGGCGGCAAAAATCTCCTAGCCTTTAGCCACGGCGTGGATAGCACGGCGCTTTTTTACCTGCTTCTGCTTTGGGGCGTGGAGTTTGATTTGGCTATCGTTGATTACGGCGTGCGAAGCCAGAGTAAGCACGAAGTAGCCGCAGCTAGGGCTTTGGCGGATAAATTTAATAAACGCATTTTCGTGCGAAATGTTAGCGTTAGTGGCGGCGATTTTGAAAACAAAGCTCGTGCTATAAGGTATGAGTTTTTCGCCCAGCTCGTGCTAGCTCACGGCTACACAAACCTAATCACCGCACATCAGCTAAACGACCGCTTTGAGTGGCTTTTAATGCGGCTAGCGCGTGGGGCTGGGCTAGCTGAAATGCTGGGGATGAACGAAGTAGGCGAGTTTTATCCGAGCGATTATCTTTTAAGCGAGCCCTTAAGCCACGATAAAACGCATAGCAAGCCAAGCGACGCAAATCATAACGCAAGCCAGCACGCAGCAGTAAGTGCTGATGAAATTTTAAAATCCCCAAAAATCAGCGAGTGGCAGGGACTTGAGCTGGGTTTTTACGACGCTTTAAATTTTAAATTTGCCAAATCTGCGTGGCAGGATTTATCTAAAAAGCAGGCTTTGGACTTTGAGCCAGGCTTAAACCAAGCTAAAAATAAGCCAAGCACCACGACCAAGCACCACGACCAAAACAAAGCAGACGCCAGCCAGCCAGAAGCCAAAATCCACCTGCTCCGCCCACTGCTTCACGTTAGCCGTGATGAGATTTTAGGCTTTTTGCACGCTAATGGCCTGCACTATTTTAAAGACGCCAGCAACAGCGATTTTAAATTCGAACGCAACCGCCTGCGTGCCGAGTTTGCAAGCGGTTTTATCGGCCGCTTTGGCTCTGGCGTGGCTAGGAGCTTTGAGCTTTTGGGTGCGGATGCAAAGCACCTAGCGCCAGAGCTTAGACGGCTAGGAGATAGCATAATCGCCCTCAAAGCGGACGCAAACGCAATGCGTGGCATAAGCCTAGCTTTAAAAAAATTTGGACTCGTGCTAAGTGCGAAGCAAAGGGACGAGCTAAGCAAAGACGGCAAGCTAAAAAGCGGCGTCATAGGCGGCAAAATCGCTGTGGGCGTGGGCGAGCGAGAACTATCTGGCTGGGTCATCATCACGCCATATCTTAGCCAAAGCAAAGCAGAAATTACACTCCAAAACGCCGAGCAGGGCGGGCTAGAAAGATTAAATTTAATAAAAGCCAGCCACGCCACGCCACAAAAACGCCAAAATGATGACAAAAGTGCCGATTTTCACGCCGCAGCCAGCAATCTCAACAAGATATCCGCCACGCAAGAAAGAAAGCCATTTACGCAAAATAGCACGAAATCAAATTTAAACTCCGCACTAAGTCAAAATAAGGGCTTTTACTCAAGCCCCCAAAAGCCCAGCAACACAACCAAACCAGCACAAGCCAGCGCAAGCCAAAACCAAAATATGCAAGATAGCCAAAAAGACAAAGCACAAATAAGCAGCCAAAAAAAAGAACAAGGCAAGATGAGTAAGGAATTTAAAGAAAAGTGCCGCACTATAGGTATTCCGCCGCTTAATCGAGCCTTTTTATACCAAATGCAAATCGCCCCCCAAAGCCTAGCCGATAGCCTAAAAGACTAG
- a CDS encoding response regulator, with protein MKVLIIENEIYLAGSIASKLADAGHDCEIAKTVNEALKQENVDVVLLSTSIVGQDFYPVIENFKDSIIILLISYISADTVSKPIKAGASDYIQKPFMIDELMRKIEHFTTHRYMKRLIQSYEKFIEHSLRGIEYDAAMIKKVRLPLLIKCSTMTQADKIVFAISKHIKMPFILIPSVAGSTLKALNSCAKDEIAYIRNFQLLKQEEQEAILLASHKKKVVIATSDDALEYNIETLNLGAGVQNVSLDGILSIDEYIKNIISGYQERLPDTEIAKRLGISRKSLWEKRKKYDVVKKR; from the coding sequence ATGAAAGTACTAATAATAGAAAACGAAATCTACCTAGCTGGCTCAATCGCTTCAAAGCTAGCAGACGCAGGGCATGACTGCGAAATAGCCAAAACCGTAAACGAGGCCTTAAAGCAAGAAAACGTAGACGTGGTGCTTTTATCCACTTCAATAGTAGGACAGGACTTTTATCCAGTCATAGAAAATTTCAAAGACTCAATAATCATACTTCTAATCTCCTACATAAGTGCCGATACCGTCTCAAAGCCGATAAAAGCGGGGGCGAGCGACTATATACAAAAGCCTTTTATGATAGATGAGTTAATGAGAAAAATCGAGCATTTTACCACGCACAGATACATGAAGCGCCTCATACAAAGCTACGAAAAATTTATAGAACACAGCCTAAGAGGCATAGAATATGACGCAGCAATGATAAAAAAGGTGCGCCTGCCATTACTGATAAAATGCTCAACAATGACACAGGCTGACAAGATAGTCTTTGCTATTTCAAAACATATAAAAATGCCATTTATTCTAATACCTAGCGTAGCAGGAAGCACACTAAAAGCATTAAATTCTTGCGCCAAAGACGAAATAGCCTACATAAGAAACTTCCAGCTTTTAAAGCAAGAAGAACAAGAAGCCATACTCCTAGCTAGCCACAAAAAAAAGGTCGTAATAGCCACAAGTGATGATGCTTTAGAGTATAATATAGAGACTTTAAATTTAGGAGCTGGGGTGCAGAATGTAAGTCTAGACGGAATTTTAAGCATAGATGAGTATATAAAAAATATAATAAGCGGGTATCAAGAGCGTCTGCCAGATACTGAAATAGCCAAACGGCTTGGCATATCCCGCAAATCCCTATGGGAAAAAAGGAAAAAATATGATGTCGTTAAAAAACGCTAA
- the thiC gene encoding phosphomethylpyrimidine synthase ThiC, which produces MRKEWVKNRVNDATPTQMYYAKKGVITPEMEYVAKVERLEPEFIREAVAAGRMIIPANINHTNLIPMAIGIDATTKVNANIGNSSLASDIDGELEKLAVCLKYGADTVMDLSTGGDLDKIREAIIGASSVPVGTVPMYQIIHDVGQLEKLDTKTMLEVLERQAKQGVSYFTIHAGFLLRFMPLVAKRKMGIVSRGGSLMASWMMHYHKENPFYEVFDEICDICAKYDVALSLGDSLRPGCLHDASDEAQLSELAVLGELTLRAWEKNVQVMIEGPGHVPLNEIEFNVKEQQRLCHNAPFYVLGPLVTDIGAGYDHITSAIGGALAASHGVAMLCYVTPKEHLGLPNAADVRDGIIAHKIAAHAADVARGRPGAIDRDNAMSDARYSFDWNKQFELALDPDKARELHDESLPQEVFKEAEFCSMCGPKFCAYKISRQLMKDHPQD; this is translated from the coding sequence GTGAGAAAGGAATGGGTAAAAAATAGAGTAAATGACGCCACGCCAACACAGATGTATTATGCTAAAAAAGGCGTCATAACGCCTGAGATGGAATATGTGGCAAAGGTCGAACGGCTCGAGCCTGAGTTTATAAGAGAGGCAGTCGCAGCTGGACGAATGATAATCCCAGCAAACATAAACCACACAAATTTAATCCCAATGGCAATCGGCATAGACGCCACCACAAAAGTAAATGCAAACATAGGTAACTCAAGCCTAGCAAGCGACATAGACGGAGAGCTAGAAAAGCTAGCCGTGTGCCTAAAATACGGCGCTGACACCGTTATGGATCTAAGCACTGGGGGAGATTTAGATAAGATACGAGAGGCGATAATAGGCGCTAGCAGCGTCCCTGTAGGAACAGTGCCAATGTATCAGATAATCCACGATGTAGGTCAACTTGAAAAGCTAGATACCAAAACTATGCTAGAAGTGTTAGAACGCCAAGCAAAGCAAGGGGTGAGCTATTTTACCATTCACGCTGGATTTTTACTGCGCTTTATGCCGCTAGTAGCAAAGCGTAAAATGGGCATAGTAAGCCGAGGCGGCAGCCTAATGGCAAGCTGGATGATGCACTATCATAAGGAAAATCCATTCTACGAAGTCTTTGACGAGATATGCGATATATGCGCTAAATACGACGTGGCGCTTAGCCTAGGTGATAGCCTGCGTCCTGGCTGTTTGCACGATGCTAGCGATGAGGCACAGCTAAGCGAGCTTGCGGTGCTGGGCGAGCTGACGCTTCGTGCGTGGGAGAAAAACGTGCAAGTGATGATAGAAGGCCCTGGACACGTGCCGCTAAATGAGATTGAATTTAACGTCAAAGAGCAGCAGCGCCTCTGCCACAATGCGCCGTTTTACGTGCTTGGGCCACTTGTAACTGACATAGGCGCTGGGTATGATCATATCACCTCGGCCATAGGTGGCGCGCTGGCGGCTAGCCACGGCGTTGCAATGCTGTGCTACGTAACGCCAAAAGAGCATTTAGGCCTGCCAAACGCAGCTGATGTAAGAGACGGCATAATAGCGCATAAAATCGCCGCTCACGCAGCTGATGTGGCACGTGGCAGACCTGGTGCGATAGATAGGGATAATGCGATGAGCGATGCGCGCTATAGCTTTGATTGGAACAAGCAGTTTGAGCTAGCACTTGACCCTGATAAAGCTAGAGAGCTGCACGATGAGAGTCTGCCGCAGGAGGTGTTTAAGGAAGCGGAGTTTTGCTCGATGTGTGGGCCAAAGTTTTGCGCGTATAAAATTTCAAGACAGCTAATGAAAGACCATCCGCAAGACTAA
- a CDS encoding ankyrin repeat domain-containing protein: protein MKKFIFLAALVASVFGAELVKPYDDGFRLSVSEMNELANPSRLSWRIFYDKPSSGANAAWFDAVKKGDLAKVKTMLAAGQDIEAKDEASLGQTALGWAAFIGYEDMVDFLIASGASLFATDRGDVYNVLKSAVLGKNVKIVKKIYGNLSPYNLNDQSVESDGETLLMVAASNDRRQIVEFLLSQGADINLVTTTKDKSLGAYNQSALSYACTRGLKDMQALLIKHGAINHRTSKASCE from the coding sequence ATGAAAAAATTTATATTTCTAGCAGCTTTGGTGGCTAGCGTTTTTGGCGCAGAGCTAGTAAAGCCCTATGATGACGGCTTTAGGCTAAGTGTGAGCGAGATGAATGAGCTTGCAAATCCAAGCAGGCTTTCGTGGAGAATTTTTTACGATAAGCCCTCAAGCGGAGCGAATGCGGCGTGGTTTGATGCGGTGAAAAAGGGCGATTTGGCTAAGGTAAAGACTATGCTTGCCGCTGGGCAGGATATAGAGGCAAAGGACGAAGCGAGCCTAGGGCAGACGGCGCTTGGCTGGGCGGCGTTTATCGGCTATGAGGATATGGTTGATTTTCTCATTGCTAGCGGGGCGAGCCTATTTGCTACCGATAGGGGCGATGTGTATAACGTGCTAAAGTCCGCAGTGCTGGGTAAAAACGTGAAAATTGTCAAGAAAATTTACGGCAATCTAAGTCCATACAACCTAAACGACCAGAGCGTTGAGAGCGACGGCGAGACGCTTTTAATGGTCGCGGCTAGCAACGACCGCAGGCAGATAGTGGAGTTTTTGCTCTCTCAAGGCGCAGATATTAATCTCGTAACCACAACCAAAGATAAAAGCCTAGGTGCGTATAATCAAAGTGCACTCTCATACGCTTGCACCAGAGGGCTAAAGGATATGCAAGCCCTGCTAATAAAGCACGGAGCGATAAATCACAGAACCAGCAAGGCTAGCTGCGAGTAG
- a CDS encoding sulfate adenylyltransferase, translating to MMSLKNAKTLFVRPETLTLLRLIKGGLLANLCKLPNLEQSKQMIELAKTSKLNKYAYIFAPFGRKNQAVAKSLENGERVTLLVGNDIVGHIDVADTFKFDPDWADKNLFSYPDEFGKKQYGEIAISGEFTLLQDPIAAARNELEKLKIRQNAHTVTVVALTADPFNRAHERLVRMTVDKADILVIILKHTSAEMGLAFKLRQQMMEYFIQSYLPPSRVIIIPLEYADALTLHADPSIECLLAARLGATKIVLGQKHTGIGMFYDAEGAHTVLDFYKEMLGLDIVILPELVYCNKCRTIVSTKTCPHGQHHHINYHSDTIKQLFFAGIMPPAILMRPDISAMILESLFPARFADIQRLCDELFPSSGLIEERSERDFYEELMKLYQTGSLT from the coding sequence ATGATGTCGTTAAAAAACGCTAAAACCCTATTTGTCCGTCCAGAGACGCTTACCCTGCTTAGACTAATTAAAGGCGGTCTACTAGCTAATCTATGCAAATTGCCGAATTTAGAGCAATCAAAGCAGATGATAGAGCTAGCAAAGACTAGCAAACTAAACAAATACGCCTATATATTTGCTCCATTTGGTAGGAAAAATCAAGCAGTGGCTAAAAGCCTAGAAAATGGTGAGCGTGTAACCCTGCTAGTAGGAAATGATATAGTGGGGCACATCGACGTGGCTGATACGTTTAAATTTGATCCTGATTGGGCAGACAAAAATCTCTTTAGCTATCCGGATGAATTTGGCAAAAAACAGTACGGAGAGATAGCCATCTCTGGGGAGTTTACCCTGCTACAAGACCCCATAGCAGCGGCTAGAAACGAGCTAGAAAAGCTTAAGATTAGGCAAAATGCGCATACTGTTACAGTAGTGGCACTCACAGCTGACCCATTTAATAGAGCGCATGAACGGCTAGTTAGGATGACTGTGGATAAGGCTGATATTTTAGTTATTATCCTAAAACACACAAGCGCTGAGATGGGGCTAGCCTTTAAGCTAAGGCAGCAGATGATGGAGTATTTTATCCAAAGCTACCTGCCGCCATCACGAGTTATTATTATTCCGCTTGAGTACGCAGACGCACTTACGCTTCACGCAGACCCCTCCATAGAGTGCTTACTAGCTGCTAGACTAGGGGCTACTAAGATAGTCCTAGGGCAAAAGCACACTGGAATAGGTATGTTTTATGATGCAGAGGGGGCGCACACGGTACTTGATTTTTACAAAGAGATGCTAGGGCTTGATATAGTCATACTGCCTGAGCTAGTATACTGCAATAAATGCCGCACCATAGTAAGCACTAAAACCTGTCCGCACGGACAACATCACCACATAAACTACCATTCAGACACGATAAAGCAGCTCTTTTTCGCTGGCATTATGCCCCCAGCCATACTCATGCGCCCTGACATCTCAGCTATGATTTTAGAGTCGCTTTTTCCAGCTAGGTTTGCTGATATACAGAGGCTTTGCGATGAGCTTTTCCCTAGTTCTGGGCTTATTGAGGAGCGAAGCGAGAGGGATTTTTACGAGGAGCTTATGAAGCTTTATCAAACAGGCTCACTCACATAA
- a CDS encoding bifunctional 2-C-methyl-D-erythritol 4-phosphate cytidylyltransferase/2-C-methyl-D-erythritol 2,4-cyclodiphosphate synthase, with the protein MLEISLIMLGAGSSTRVGLKTKKQWLRIGDEPLWLFASKNLASFYKFKEIIIVGDEPKYMQKFNSDFIYVKGGNTRQESLKNALDKASAAFVLVSDVARPCVNKELFLRLINKIEKIDCVVPYLSVADTAYLGEHSVDRSELMLVQTPQLSNTQILKQALQTDTLFTDDSSAIRATGGKIAYVKGDENTRKITTASDLNKILGLSAPSPVCFAGGGFDVHKFTPNKKLVLCGVSVPYELGLLAHSDGDVATHALCDAILGAAGLGDIGEHFPDTDDKFKNANSIELLKQVYAKVQNVGFELVNADITIMAERPKLSAFKDEMAKVLANALNISQARINVKATTTEKLGFVGRGEGIAASANVSLKYYNWQSETGA; encoded by the coding sequence GTGTTAGAAATATCACTTATAATGTTAGGCGCTGGATCATCCACTAGAGTTGGGTTGAAAACAAAAAAGCAATGGCTAAGGATAGGCGACGAGCCACTATGGCTTTTTGCAAGTAAAAATCTAGCCTCTTTTTACAAATTTAAAGAGATAATTATAGTAGGCGACGAGCCAAAATATATGCAGAAATTTAATTCCGATTTTATCTACGTAAAAGGTGGCAATACAAGGCAAGAAAGCCTAAAAAACGCCCTAGATAAAGCAAGTGCAGCGTTTGTCTTAGTAAGCGATGTGGCAAGACCTTGTGTAAATAAAGAGCTTTTTTTACGACTTATTAATAAAATAGAAAAAATAGACTGCGTGGTGCCATATCTTAGCGTCGCAGATACTGCTTATTTAGGAGAGCATTCAGTAGATAGAAGCGAGCTTATGCTGGTACAAACCCCACAGCTTTCAAACACACAAATTTTAAAACAAGCGTTACAAACTGATACACTTTTTACAGACGATAGCTCAGCCATTAGGGCAACGGGCGGCAAAATCGCATACGTAAAAGGTGATGAAAATACTCGCAAAATCACCACCGCAAGCGATCTAAACAAAATCCTAGGGCTTAGCGCACCTAGCCCTGTTTGCTTCGCTGGAGGCGGCTTTGACGTGCATAAATTTACCCCAAATAAAAAGCTAGTACTATGCGGAGTGAGCGTGCCTTATGAGCTAGGGCTTCTTGCTCACAGCGACGGCGATGTCGCCACTCACGCGCTTTGCGATGCGATTTTAGGAGCGGCTGGACTTGGGGATATAGGAGAGCATTTCCCAGATACTGATGATAAATTTAAAAATGCAAACTCAATAGAGCTTTTAAAGCAAGTTTACGCAAAAGTCCAAAACGTAGGCTTTGAGCTAGTAAACGCAGACATTACCATAATGGCAGAACGCCCAAAGCTAAGCGCCTTTAAAGATGAGATGGCAAAGGTGCTAGCAAACGCCCTAAATATAAGCCAAGCGCGTATAAATGTAAAGGCTACGACGACAGAAAAGCTTGGCTTTGTAGGGCGTGGCGAGGGCATAGCAGCAAGTGCAAACGTAAGCTTAAAATACTACAACTGGCAAAGCGAGACAGGGGCGTGA